The following are from one region of the Halosolutus amylolyticus genome:
- a CDS encoding aldo/keto reductase — MESDRDVSTATIDAGGATIPALGFGTARMTGAECQRAVEIALEVGYRHVDTAQMYDNEEAVGRAIAASGVDRDDVFVTTKVDTGNLGFEDVHRSTRASLDRLGLETIDLLLIHAPRSHVPLEETLQAMNELKDEGLVDHIGVSNFSVDQLETARQLSETPIVTNQVKYHPYHHQDDLLEYCVDHEICLTAYSPLAEGAVPGDDRLAAIGERDGKSASQVALRWLLQQPFVAPIPKASSREHIAANADVFDFELTDEEMRTVAEMGGVWDRLAAAIGLR, encoded by the coding sequence ATGGAGTCCGATCGCGACGTCTCGACAGCCACGATCGACGCGGGAGGGGCGACGATTCCGGCGCTCGGGTTCGGGACTGCACGGATGACGGGTGCGGAGTGCCAGCGAGCCGTCGAAATCGCGCTCGAGGTCGGCTATCGCCACGTCGATACCGCCCAGATGTACGACAACGAGGAGGCCGTCGGCCGCGCGATAGCGGCGAGCGGCGTCGATCGGGACGACGTCTTCGTCACGACGAAGGTGGACACCGGCAACCTCGGGTTCGAGGACGTCCACCGGTCGACGCGGGCGAGTCTCGATCGGCTCGGACTCGAGACGATCGATCTCCTCCTGATTCACGCGCCGCGGTCCCACGTGCCCCTCGAAGAGACGCTTCAGGCGATGAACGAACTCAAGGACGAGGGCCTCGTCGACCATATCGGAGTGAGCAACTTTTCCGTGGATCAACTCGAGACGGCTCGACAGCTCTCGGAGACGCCGATCGTCACGAACCAGGTGAAGTACCACCCCTACCACCACCAGGACGATCTGCTCGAGTACTGCGTCGACCACGAGATCTGCCTGACGGCCTACAGCCCGCTCGCCGAGGGCGCGGTGCCGGGCGACGATCGGCTCGCGGCGATCGGGGAGCGGGACGGCAAGTCTGCATCCCAGGTGGCGCTCCGGTGGCTCCTCCAGCAGCCGTTCGTCGCGCCGATTCCGAAGGCGTCGAGCCGCGAGCACATCGCGGCGAACGCCGACGTCTTCGACTTCGAACTGACCGACGAGGAGATGCGGACCGTCGCGGAGATGGGCGGCGTCTGGGATCGGCTGGCCGCCGCGATCGGCCTGCGCTGA
- a CDS encoding Vms1/Ankzf1 family peptidyl-tRNA hydrolase, translating to MATDDYELYDRIDRLADVTADRDVLVSRAVTPEASIGEARQPVETDYAEATQLDERSDPRQLVDALETVRSELNEYDELPENGLAIYAGVPDDDLVTAVFDDPPAPIAQSTYEHANEFDLDPLAEVTEPSSTHGLLVVERGGAALGRLDDEGVEVIDSFDSDVPGKSSAGGQSAERFERDRERQKRDFFDTVAERAAQSFLGDDPVDSVLLGGTIGTIEAFRDEADLDHRLADRLVDTEFAIEYATEQGLRELAEKGREHLDDRERDEPREHLDRFFAGIRDDEEPIAYGREEVDDALEYDAVETLLLSTTLDGRSFRELGDRADEQGGETVVVPDDFADGDRFADAFDGVGALLRFPIE from the coding sequence ATGGCAACCGACGACTACGAACTCTACGATCGAATCGATCGATTGGCCGACGTCACGGCCGACCGCGACGTCCTCGTCAGCAGGGCCGTCACGCCCGAGGCATCGATCGGCGAGGCGCGCCAGCCGGTCGAAACCGACTACGCCGAGGCGACCCAGCTCGACGAGCGGTCCGACCCCAGACAGCTCGTCGACGCCCTCGAAACCGTCCGCAGCGAACTCAACGAGTACGACGAACTCCCCGAGAACGGGCTCGCGATCTACGCCGGCGTCCCCGACGACGACCTCGTGACGGCCGTCTTCGACGATCCGCCGGCGCCGATCGCCCAGTCGACCTACGAGCACGCGAACGAGTTCGACCTCGACCCGCTGGCCGAGGTGACGGAACCGTCCTCGACGCACGGCCTGCTCGTCGTCGAGCGCGGCGGGGCGGCGCTCGGCCGACTGGACGACGAGGGCGTCGAGGTGATCGACAGCTTCGACAGCGACGTCCCCGGGAAATCGAGCGCCGGCGGCCAGTCGGCCGAGCGGTTCGAGCGCGATCGCGAACGGCAGAAACGCGACTTCTTCGACACCGTCGCCGAGCGCGCCGCGCAGTCGTTCCTCGGCGACGACCCCGTCGACAGCGTCCTGCTCGGCGGGACCATCGGCACGATCGAGGCGTTCCGCGACGAAGCCGACCTCGATCATCGTCTCGCAGACCGACTCGTCGATACCGAATTCGCGATCGAGTACGCGACCGAACAGGGGCTGCGAGAACTCGCCGAAAAGGGCCGGGAACACCTCGACGATCGCGAACGCGACGAACCACGCGAGCACCTCGATCGGTTCTTCGCGGGGATTCGCGACGACGAAGAACCGATCGCCTACGGCCGCGAGGAGGTCGACGACGCGCTCGAGTACGACGCCGTCGAGACGCTCTTGCTCTCGACTACGCTGGACGGGCGGTCGTTCCGCGAACTCGGCGATCGCGCCGACGAACAGGGCGGCGAAACGGTCGTCGTTCCGGACGACTTCGCCGATGGCGACAGGTTCGCCGACGCGTTCGACGGCGTCGGGGCGCTGTTGCGGTTCCCGATCGAGTGA
- a CDS encoding NUDIX hydrolase — protein sequence MRSESDVTYVDKVCAYITRGRDELLVFDGPGHDDLQVPKGTIETDEVPRAALEREVEEESGLSTLRSIRHVTSDVWTRRHRPPKRYNRHFFHATVDDDRDGWTHLVTGDGEERGSTFEYSWIDLRSSREFALALDDYLHLVERSASPV from the coding sequence ATGAGAAGCGAATCCGACGTCACGTACGTCGACAAAGTCTGTGCGTACATCACTCGTGGCCGGGACGAGTTGCTCGTGTTCGACGGCCCCGGACACGACGATCTGCAGGTTCCGAAAGGCACGATCGAGACCGACGAGGTCCCGCGGGCGGCACTGGAACGTGAGGTCGAGGAGGAGAGCGGACTCAGCACGCTTCGATCGATTCGCCACGTCACGAGCGACGTCTGGACCCGCCGGCATCGGCCGCCGAAGAGATACAACCGGCACTTCTTCCACGCGACGGTGGACGACGATCGGGACGGCTGGACCCACCTCGTCACCGGCGACGGCGAGGAACGGGGATCGACGTTCGAGTACTCGTGGATCGATCTGCGGTCGAGCCGCGAGTTCGCGCTGGCACTCGACGACTATCTCCATCTCGTCGAACGATCGGCGTCACCGGTGTGA
- a CDS encoding acyl-CoA mutase large subunit family protein, with the protein MFDSDELEEIRASKAEWHEEEVQPVLDRFGERQETFTTDTGGQEVDRLYTPADVADLDYEEDLGNPGEPPYTRGVYSTGYRGRLWTMRQYAGFSTPEDTNERYHYLLDQGQTGLSMAFDLPTQMGYDSDDDMAAGEIGKAGVAIDSLDDMETVFDGIPLDEVSTSMTINAPASVLLAMYIAVGDQQGVDREELRGTIQNDLLKEYIARNTYIYPPEPSMRIITDIFEFCAEETPKFNTISISGYHIREAGSTAAQELAFTLGNGIEYVQAAIDAGLDVDEFAPQLSFFFNGHNNIFEEVAKFRAARRMWHDIMEERFDAQNPKSKQLKFHTQTAGSMLTAQQIENNVVRVAYQALAAVLGGTQSLHTNGKDEALALPTEESVRTALRTQQILAHESGAADTIDPLAGSYYVESLTDEVEAEAYDILDEVEERGGMLDAVEQQWVQRQIQDTAFDRQREIEEKERIIVGVNEFEVDEDPEMDVEEVTEEDQKRQIDSLESTREERDDEAVDATLEALREAARSEENLMPYIIDAVKVYATVGEICNVLRDEFGEYQPGSAV; encoded by the coding sequence ATGTTCGATTCCGACGAACTCGAGGAGATCCGTGCCAGCAAGGCGGAGTGGCACGAGGAGGAGGTCCAGCCGGTGCTCGATCGGTTCGGCGAGCGCCAGGAGACGTTTACCACGGACACGGGGGGACAGGAGGTCGATCGGCTCTACACGCCGGCCGACGTCGCCGACCTCGATTACGAGGAGGACCTGGGCAATCCGGGCGAGCCGCCGTACACGCGCGGGGTCTACTCGACTGGCTACCGCGGCCGGCTGTGGACGATGCGTCAGTACGCCGGATTCTCGACGCCGGAGGACACCAACGAGCGGTACCACTACCTGCTCGACCAGGGCCAGACCGGGCTCTCGATGGCGTTCGACCTGCCGACCCAGATGGGGTACGATTCGGACGACGACATGGCCGCCGGGGAGATCGGCAAGGCCGGCGTCGCGATCGACTCCCTGGACGACATGGAAACCGTCTTCGACGGTATCCCGCTCGACGAGGTCTCGACCTCGATGACGATCAACGCGCCCGCCTCCGTCCTGCTGGCGATGTACATCGCCGTCGGCGACCAGCAGGGCGTCGATCGCGAGGAACTCCGCGGGACGATCCAGAACGACCTCCTGAAGGAGTACATCGCCCGCAACACCTACATCTACCCGCCGGAGCCGTCGATGCGGATCATCACGGACATCTTCGAGTTCTGCGCGGAGGAGACGCCGAAGTTCAACACGATCTCGATCTCCGGCTACCACATCCGCGAGGCCGGGTCGACGGCCGCACAGGAACTCGCGTTCACGCTGGGTAACGGCATCGAGTACGTCCAGGCGGCGATCGACGCCGGCCTCGACGTCGACGAGTTCGCGCCGCAGCTCTCCTTCTTCTTCAACGGCCACAACAACATCTTCGAGGAGGTCGCCAAGTTCCGCGCCGCCCGGCGGATGTGGCACGACATCATGGAGGAGCGCTTCGACGCCCAGAACCCGAAGTCCAAGCAACTCAAGTTCCACACCCAGACCGCGGGCTCGATGCTCACCGCCCAGCAGATCGAGAACAACGTCGTCCGCGTCGCCTACCAGGCGCTGGCGGCGGTGCTCGGCGGCACTCAGAGCCTCCACACCAACGGCAAGGACGAGGCCCTCGCACTCCCGACCGAGGAGTCCGTCCGGACCGCGCTCCGCACCCAGCAGATCCTGGCTCACGAGTCCGGTGCGGCCGACACGATCGATCCCCTCGCGGGGAGTTACTACGTCGAGTCGCTCACCGACGAGGTCGAGGCCGAGGCCTACGACATTCTCGACGAGGTCGAGGAGCGCGGCGGGATGCTCGACGCCGTCGAACAGCAGTGGGTCCAGCGCCAGATCCAGGACACGGCCTTCGATCGCCAGCGGGAGATCGAGGAGAAAGAACGAATCATCGTCGGCGTCAACGAGTTCGAGGTGGACGAGGATCCCGAGATGGACGTCGAAGAAGTGACCGAGGAGGACCAAAAGCGCCAGATCGACAGCCTCGAGTCGACCCGCGAGGAGCGCGACGACGAGGCCGTCGACGCGACACTCGAGGCCCTGCGCGAGGCCGCCCGCAGCGAGGAGAACCTGATGCCGTACATCATCGACGCGGTGAAGGTCTACGCCACCGTCGGCGAGATCTGCAACGTCCTGCGCGACGAGTTCGGCGAGTACCAGCCCGGCAGCGCAGTGTAG
- a CDS encoding GNAT family N-acetyltransferase, whose protein sequence is MYVRDAKNREEVWLLDHIESMELDDTAFRSRDYVIAVDETSGEKAGFGRIRIHKLDDSSADHDREDRQDAVCELTSIGVLEGWRNQGVGAHVVERLLEYAGDEGFERVYALTGESAYLAQFGFRRIEESQLPAALRDRLSAKRDRTDPEAVPLAIEIDRFRMPDRLREAFKRAPEQREEGSDEESAEDFGIDPESATYKYDTGR, encoded by the coding sequence ATGTACGTGCGGGACGCGAAAAACAGAGAAGAAGTGTGGCTTCTCGATCACATCGAGTCGATGGAGCTCGACGACACGGCGTTCCGCTCGCGAGACTACGTCATCGCCGTCGACGAGACCTCCGGAGAGAAAGCCGGGTTCGGCCGCATCCGCATCCACAAACTCGACGACTCGTCGGCGGACCACGATCGAGAGGACCGTCAGGACGCGGTCTGTGAACTGACCAGCATTGGCGTCCTCGAAGGCTGGCGAAACCAGGGCGTCGGCGCCCACGTCGTCGAGCGCCTCCTCGAGTACGCGGGCGACGAGGGGTTCGAGCGGGTCTACGCGCTGACCGGCGAGAGCGCCTACCTCGCCCAGTTCGGCTTCCGGCGGATCGAGGAGTCGCAGTTACCTGCCGCGCTCAGGGATCGCCTGTCGGCCAAACGCGATCGGACGGATCCCGAAGCGGTTCCGCTCGCGATCGAGATCGATCGGTTCCGGATGCCCGATCGACTGCGCGAGGCGTTCAAACGCGCCCCCGAGCAACGCGAGGAGGGGTCGGACGAGGAGTCCGCCGAGGACTTCGGGATCGATCCGGAGAGTGCGACGTACAAGTACGATACGGGCCGGTAG
- a CDS encoding S9 family peptidase: protein MSRSIDDPLEALANLPTIAHPTVSPAGEEVACYYDVTGRNELHVIDVETGERTRWSDGEVPRNARWFVQWDHDGDRVFFHRDEAGDEQNDIYALSRDGAVEPIVEMGGQNVVSDVAPDGESLLFGSTRDGQMNVYRQVFGGGATKLTDYDRAVWGAIEAPTGDRIAYATNETDDFDNRDVYVANADGSDPRNLEIGAVGAEAVPVDWGPNGSRLLVADNTEDLGRVGVYDTATDDSGAITWYGVGEYEERPVSFLSGGEEILAVRTRGPLAVPIVYDVATGEERELDLPEGVTSLPPMGPSEYAVAGDRLLLQHTTPTRRPELLLYDLETDEYETLLEAEYGPFEPADFADAEFVRFRSDGVPETPARAVDHAPSEELEIGALLYDSGERPSPLVVNPHGGPRARDDKSFDLYTQVLVSQGFSVLQVNYRGSTGRGREFVERLIDDWGGAEQGDVATAVEHVLETRDWLDDDRVVVFGGSYGGYSAYWQLVQYPDLYDAGIAWIGVTDLEDMYENTMPHFRTELMEKYLGTPDENPDLYAERSPITHVENLSAPLLIVHGVSDRRVPISQARRFRDALEDAGYERGPNGDFEYRELGEEGHASTDQDQKLRMFRQLGEFLDRRVPDRPEGE, encoded by the coding sequence ATGTCACGATCGATCGACGATCCGCTCGAAGCGCTGGCGAATCTCCCGACGATCGCACACCCGACCGTCTCGCCGGCCGGCGAAGAAGTCGCCTGCTACTACGACGTCACCGGGCGAAACGAACTGCACGTGATCGACGTCGAGACCGGCGAGCGGACGCGGTGGTCCGACGGCGAGGTGCCGCGAAACGCCCGCTGGTTCGTCCAGTGGGACCACGACGGGGACCGCGTGTTCTTCCACCGCGACGAGGCCGGCGACGAACAGAACGACATCTACGCGCTCTCCCGCGACGGCGCGGTCGAACCGATCGTCGAGATGGGCGGCCAGAACGTCGTGTCCGACGTCGCTCCCGACGGCGAGTCGCTCCTGTTCGGTTCGACCCGCGACGGCCAGATGAACGTGTATCGTCAGGTCTTCGGCGGCGGGGCGACGAAGCTCACCGACTACGATCGGGCCGTCTGGGGAGCGATCGAGGCCCCGACGGGCGATCGGATCGCCTACGCGACCAACGAGACCGACGACTTCGACAACCGCGACGTCTACGTCGCGAACGCGGACGGCTCCGACCCCCGGAACCTCGAGATCGGCGCGGTCGGTGCCGAGGCAGTCCCCGTCGACTGGGGCCCCAACGGGTCGCGATTGCTGGTCGCGGACAACACCGAGGACCTCGGGCGAGTCGGCGTGTACGACACTGCGACCGACGATTCCGGGGCGATCACCTGGTACGGCGTCGGCGAGTACGAGGAACGGCCGGTTTCGTTTCTCTCGGGCGGCGAGGAGATTCTCGCGGTCCGAACCCGCGGCCCCCTCGCAGTGCCGATCGTCTACGACGTGGCGACCGGCGAGGAACGCGAACTGGACCTCCCCGAGGGGGTCACGTCGCTGCCCCCGATGGGGCCGTCCGAGTACGCCGTCGCCGGCGATCGGCTGCTCCTGCAGCACACGACGCCGACGCGTCGACCGGAACTGCTCCTCTACGACCTCGAGACGGACGAGTACGAGACGCTGCTCGAAGCCGAGTACGGCCCGTTCGAACCCGCGGACTTCGCCGACGCGGAGTTCGTCCGGTTCCGATCCGACGGCGTCCCGGAGACGCCGGCCAGGGCCGTCGACCACGCCCCCTCCGAAGAACTCGAGATCGGCGCGCTCCTGTACGACTCTGGCGAGCGACCCTCGCCGCTCGTCGTGAATCCCCACGGCGGGCCGCGTGCTCGTGACGACAAGTCGTTCGACCTCTACACGCAGGTGCTGGTCTCGCAGGGCTTCTCGGTCCTGCAGGTCAACTACCGCGGCTCGACGGGGCGCGGCCGCGAGTTCGTCGAACGGCTGATCGACGACTGGGGTGGTGCGGAACAGGGCGACGTGGCGACTGCCGTCGAACACGTCCTCGAGACCCGCGACTGGCTCGACGACGATCGCGTGGTCGTCTTCGGCGGCTCCTACGGCGGCTACTCGGCGTACTGGCAACTCGTGCAGTACCCGGACCTCTACGACGCGGGGATCGCCTGGATCGGCGTCACCGACCTCGAGGACATGTACGAGAACACGATGCCCCACTTCCGTACCGAACTCATGGAGAAGTACCTCGGGACGCCCGACGAGAACCCCGATCTCTACGCGGAGCGATCGCCGATTACACACGTCGAGAACCTCTCGGCCCCGCTGCTGATCGTCCACGGCGTCTCCGATCGGCGCGTCCCGATCTCGCAGGCCCGGCGCTTCCGCGACGCGCTCGAGGACGCCGGCTACGAGCGGGGTCCGAACGGCGACTTCGAGTACCGGGAACTCGGCGAGGAAGGACACGCCTCGACCGACCAGGACCAGAAGCTTCGCATGTTCCGGCAACTCGGTGAATTCCTCGATCGGCGCGTGCCGGATCGTCCCGAAGGCGAGTAA
- a CDS encoding aldehyde ferredoxin oxidoreductase C-terminal domain-containing protein — protein sequence MRHAKGPLLTVDVGERTATETTIDELLETYVGGRAAATALAHERIPFDADPFDPDNRAYLSTGPLQQSQMSFTGRMNMTGLSPLTDGLVSTNAGGYLSRNFVGTGISVLELVGESDELLAVHVRDDGVSFEEVPELEGATVPETSDYMDDRHGLGPEHCIAIGPAGENRVRFASVMTFDSRAFGRGGLGAVLGAKNVKCVTFEGDAAPPVEIPDPPEMDIHREAAQSDDLMRRQGTTGGTEFINDNFSLPTRYFREYEFEHVADIGGDAVEEKKYKKGACSACAYACKLPTRDEETGVETEGPEFETVYSFGSCQGVGDIVDVMRGNELCDTLGMDTISAGVTVAAYLDSEDEFGNAALAQEVTEKIAYREGIGDVLAAGVDRCHDDLGVDNYTVKGMEFAAHDGRVLHGQGLSYAVANRGGDHMYAGMLSLEYSGELDPEGTLGKAETLVEEENASAFRDTGIVCAFGSDYVTDERLETLFDADYDDLMAVGAATVRLERHFNNQRGFDRADDRLPYEIPDLEDAIEEYYDARGWDDGIVPDETIETAVPSAD from the coding sequence ATGCGTCACGCGAAGGGACCACTGCTCACCGTCGACGTCGGTGAGCGGACCGCGACCGAGACGACGATCGACGAGTTGCTCGAAACCTACGTCGGCGGGCGAGCGGCCGCGACGGCGCTCGCACACGAGCGGATCCCGTTCGACGCCGACCCGTTCGACCCGGACAACCGGGCGTACCTGTCGACGGGCCCGCTCCAGCAGTCCCAGATGTCCTTCACCGGTCGGATGAACATGACGGGGCTGTCGCCGCTGACCGACGGCCTCGTCTCGACCAACGCCGGGGGCTACCTCTCGCGGAACTTCGTCGGCACCGGGATCAGCGTCCTCGAACTGGTCGGCGAGAGCGACGAGTTGCTCGCGGTGCACGTCCGAGACGACGGAGTGTCGTTCGAGGAAGTACCGGAACTCGAGGGGGCAACGGTGCCCGAAACGTCCGACTACATGGACGACCGGCACGGCCTCGGGCCCGAACACTGCATCGCGATCGGGCCCGCGGGGGAGAACCGCGTCCGCTTCGCCTCGGTGATGACGTTCGACTCGCGTGCGTTCGGCCGCGGCGGCCTGGGTGCGGTGCTGGGCGCGAAGAACGTCAAGTGCGTCACATTCGAGGGCGACGCGGCGCCGCCGGTCGAGATTCCGGACCCGCCGGAGATGGACATCCACCGGGAAGCGGCCCAGTCGGACGACCTGATGCGCCGGCAGGGAACGACGGGCGGCACGGAGTTCATCAACGACAACTTCTCGCTGCCCACCCGCTACTTCCGGGAGTACGAGTTCGAACACGTCGCGGACATCGGCGGCGACGCCGTCGAGGAGAAAAAGTACAAGAAAGGGGCGTGCTCGGCCTGCGCGTACGCCTGCAAACTGCCGACGCGGGACGAGGAGACGGGCGTCGAGACCGAAGGGCCCGAGTTCGAGACCGTCTATTCGTTCGGCTCCTGCCAGGGTGTGGGGGACATCGTCGACGTGATGAGAGGGAACGAACTCTGCGACACGCTCGGGATGGACACAATCTCGGCCGGCGTCACCGTCGCGGCCTACCTCGACAGCGAGGACGAGTTCGGCAACGCGGCCCTCGCCCAGGAGGTGACCGAGAAGATCGCCTATCGAGAGGGGATCGGCGACGTGCTCGCGGCGGGCGTCGATCGGTGCCACGACGACCTCGGCGTCGACAACTACACCGTCAAGGGGATGGAGTTCGCGGCCCACGACGGCCGCGTCCTCCACGGCCAGGGCCTGTCCTATGCAGTGGCGAACCGCGGCGGAGATCACATGTACGCCGGAATGTTGAGCCTCGAGTACAGCGGCGAACTCGACCCGGAGGGCACCCTCGGGAAGGCCGAGACCCTCGTCGAGGAGGAGAACGCCTCCGCGTTCCGGGACACCGGTATCGTCTGTGCGTTCGGGAGCGACTACGTCACCGACGAGCGCCTCGAGACGCTCTTCGACGCCGACTACGACGACCTCATGGCCGTCGGCGCGGCGACCGTCCGCCTCGAGCGCCACTTCAACAACCAGCGCGGGTTCGATCGCGCCGACGATCGACTCCCCTACGAGATTCCAGATCTCGAGGACGCGATCGAGGAGTACTACGACGCCCGGGGCTGGGACGACGGGATCGTGCCCGACGAAACGATCGAGACGGCCGTGCCGTCGGCCGACTGA